The nucleotide sequence GTGAGATCCTTTTACCAATTCTGGTTTTAACGGGATGACATCCATTAAAGAACGGAAGCCCATTTTCTTTTTTGCAAGCTTGCTTGCCACTTCCAAGGTAGGAAACTTCAAATCCGGATCTATGAACATTTCTACAGGATCATAACCAGGCTTTCGGTGAATGTCTACGGTTCTAGCAAAATCAGGTGCATGATCATCATCTAACCAATAATAATAGGTAAACCAAGAGCGGGAATCAGCAACAACAATAAAGTCACCTGCCCTATCATGAATGCAGTTGTATTTCATTCTTTCATCCCCCGCCAATACATCTCCAACCCCTTCTATATTTGCCAACAATTGCTTCACCTCATCCTTCACAGAATTATCATTGACATACACATGAGCCACCTGATGGTCTGCCACAGCAAAGGCTTTGCTGGCACCAGCATCTAAAAGCTCCCTGCCTTGCTCCTCCCGCACAGTGATAAGCCCTTTTTCCCTAAGCACCCTATTTATTGCAACAGGTCGATCTACAGGGCTGATCCCATATTCTGATAGAATCAGCACATCGGTTCCATGCTGCTCGAAGTAAGTAGTCAGATACTGTACTAAATCATCTATTTCTTTTAACTCTTTGGATATATTCTCTTCGTCAGGCCCGAATTTTTGAAGACAGTAGTCCAAATGCGGCAAATACACCAAAGAGAGGTCGGATTTGTAAAGCCGGTCTACATAAATAGCCGACTCCGCTATCCAGCGACTAGACTTGATACCGGCTTTGGGTCCCCAAAAGTTAAATAGAGGAAAAGTACCCAAAGCTTTTTGAAGCTTGTCCCTAAGGCCTGCTGGCTGAGTATAAATATCAGGGATTTTTCTACCATCTGCGGGGTATTGAGGCCGTGGCGTTGCTGAAAAATCCGCAGAGGAGTACATGTTATACCACCAAAAAAGGTTTGCACAGGTAAATTCAGGATGCTCTTTACGCACAACATCCCAAATTCTTGGCGTTTTTACCAGTTTATCAGATTGCTTCCAAAACTTAATTTCACACTCATCTTTAAAATACCAACCATTCCCCACTATACCATGCTCGTCAGGGGACTTGCCTGTAAGATAAGTGGTCTGAGCGCTGCAAGTAACTGCCGGAAAAGCAGGTTTTATATAACTAAGAGCCCCTTGCTCAATTCTTGATTTAATAAAAGGGGTATTTTTTCCAATAATTGAATTACTAAGTCCTACAATATTTAGAACTGCAAGTTTACGCATTTACCTTTTCTTTTTTTCCTGTCAACTGTTTTTCTACCCATTGTAGCTCTTTCAGAATCATTTCATCAATATCAGGGCGGATATCTTCCGGTAACACATCCCTGGTATATGTCTCTACCTCTAAATGGTCACAAATTCTATATTTTTTACAAAGGCACAATGTATCTAAAATGTATTTTCGGGTGGAACCAAACCTCTTGTAGCTTTCTGTAAAGACAGGGACATGAAAGTGTACCCTCCACTCTTCAGCTTCAGGATCCATAATAGCCTCCATTGCCAATGGGAGATCGGGGTATTTTTCTAACTTGCCTCTATTATTTTTTACCACTACCTGATGAAGATAAACCGGATCAGCAAAAGCTTTAAGGTCTACCAACAACTGCTTTCGCTCGTTTATTTGAGGGAGCTTGATATGTAAAGCAGAGCTGATCTGGACTTTTCCTATTTTTATACCATGACTTTTCAATTTCCTAAATGTATCCCTAGGTTCTTCATAAGCCAAGGCAAAATGGCACACATCAAAACAGACCCGGATGTGATCTTTAATTATTTCTTCGGCTTTTCTTCCGCTACAACCTTCTTTTTGTAAAGTCTTGACACCATGTTTTAGCAAGTACTTTTCAAAAAATAGCACCAGCTCATGAGAATTCTCTATTAAACCATCAGGTTCAGGCTCAATAGCTATATGAACTTTTTTGCCAGTATCTAAATAAATATTATAAAGTTCGGAAGCGACTAAAGCCATATTTTCAGCACCTTGTACCAGCACCTTGTTTTGTTCAGGACGCAAAAACCAAAGCCGGTAAGAAACGGGCGAGGTTGAGATACTACCTTCAGTATCTTCAGGCAAAAGAGCAGCCAGAATTCTTGCAAGGCGGAGGGTATAGTTTACCCTCTTCTGAGAAGTCCAGTCTGGCTTATGAACTAAGTCTTTTACTTCTTTCCGGTGAAACTCCCCATATGGGAACCCATTGATAGTAAAAACATATAAATTATTGTTTAACAACCACTGACGGAACTCCTTTAAATTATTATGAAGCAATAGCTCTTCACTAGCCCTGCCTGACAGCCTTAGCCCTATACCAAAAGGTTTAGCAATCGCAATTTTTCCTGCAATCGCTAGTGTATGTTGTTTAAGTTTGGCAAATGTTTCATCCCACGAATCTGCAGGATGAACATTTGAACAATATGACAAGTGGCAACTACCTACTTTCATATCTGACAGATTAAGTTTCCTGAATAAACCATTTCAAAGTCCATCAGCACTTCCATCGCTTTCATCACCTTCCTTTTATCTATGTGGTGAACTTCTTTACCTTTTCCTATTTCTTCCAACAGCATTACTGTTAGTTGACCGCCCAAGTGCTCTCTAAATTCTTCCAGGCCTTCCATAAGTTCACTATGGCCGATTTCGCACTCCATTTCAGAATAAAAAAGCTGAAATCCTAAACGCTTTAGCAACAACAAGATCTTTTGCCAGCTTTCCTCGTCAAGCATGTTATCCAACATAGAGTAAGTACAGTCAAGCGCAAGGCCAGCGGCAACAGCTTCTCCATGTTTGATATTGTTATTGCTCAACTGCTCAAGTTTATGGGCAGCCCAGTGCCCAAAGTCCAATGGACGGGAAGAACCCAATTCAAATGGATCTCCGCTAGCTATATGGTCCATGTGGAGTTCTGCACAGCGATAAATCAGGATTTTAATGATTTCAGGATCCCTGTTTATCAACCTGTCACAATTGGCTTCTATAAACCTATAAAAATCAACATCTTTTAACAATGCTACTTTTATAGCTTCGGATATACCTGCCCTGAAATCCCTCTCTTCTAGGCTTTCCAAAAACATCAGGTCGTTTACTACAGCTGTTGGCGGGCAAAACGTCCCTAAAAAATTCTTTTTGCCGTAGGCGTTGATACCATTCTTTACCCCAACCCCAGAATCATTTTGAGAAAGTACAGTAGTAGGTATCCTAATAAGTTTGATTCCACGATGCGCTATAGATGCGGCAAAACCAGCCATATCCAAAACCGCGCCCCCGCCTATTACAGCAAGGTAGGAATGACGGCAAAGTCCGTTGGCCTCAATCCTGTCTAACACCTTATCAAGAATGTTTTTATTATTTTTGGCTACTTCTCCCCCTTCTACAATTAAGGGCTGGCCTACCAGTGTGGCCTTAGGCTTACGGATATTAAAATATTTCATTATGTTACCTTCCAGCAATGGATGGCTCTGGGTAACACTTCTATCAATAACAAAAAGTATTTTACTTTCTTCTTTTTCGCCACAACCCGAAAGAACATCCAAAAAAAGTCTGTTTTCTGGGTGAAACAGGTTATAAGTAAAATGAACTTTATGTGTATAGAATACGGAAAAATGTTGCTGTATACAATTCATAGTTGTGAGAAATTTCTATAAATAATCCATTTATGGATAAATTGTTTACCAATTTTTTTCAAGTGACGGCAAAAAGCTTGCTTATCAGAAAAGAAAGAGGAAGTAAACTCAGGATAGCAAGCGAAATTTCCCAACCAGAATACACGGAAGCCAAACAGGCATTAAGGATAATCAAGGAAATTACACCAAACTTTACTGCCTGCTGCACATTTCCAGGACTTGGTTTGGCTATGGCTTTTACTAAAGGTCCTAAAACGAATAAAGCTAAGAGTGCTAG is from Cytophagaceae bacterium ABcell3 and encodes:
- a CDS encoding alkaline phosphatase family protein, translated to MRKLAVLNIVGLSNSIIGKNTPFIKSRIEQGALSYIKPAFPAVTCSAQTTYLTGKSPDEHGIVGNGWYFKDECEIKFWKQSDKLVKTPRIWDVVRKEHPEFTCANLFWWYNMYSSADFSATPRPQYPADGRKIPDIYTQPAGLRDKLQKALGTFPLFNFWGPKAGIKSSRWIAESAIYVDRLYKSDLSLVYLPHLDYCLQKFGPDEENISKELKEIDDLVQYLTTYFEQHGTDVLILSEYGISPVDRPVAINRVLREKGLITVREEQGRELLDAGASKAFAVADHQVAHVYVNDNSVKDEVKQLLANIEGVGDVLAGDERMKYNCIHDRAGDFIVVADSRSWFTYYYWLDDDHAPDFARTVDIHRKPGYDPVEMFIDPDLKFPTLEVASKLAKKKMGFRSLMDVIPLKPELVKGSHGRIPEDQKYYPVVISSQKEHLSEKMVSAESIFDIILKHLQ
- the eboE gene encoding metabolite traffic protein EboE codes for the protein MKVGSCHLSYCSNVHPADSWDETFAKLKQHTLAIAGKIAIAKPFGIGLRLSGRASEELLLHNNLKEFRQWLLNNNLYVFTINGFPYGEFHRKEVKDLVHKPDWTSQKRVNYTLRLARILAALLPEDTEGSISTSPVSYRLWFLRPEQNKVLVQGAENMALVASELYNIYLDTGKKVHIAIEPEPDGLIENSHELVLFFEKYLLKHGVKTLQKEGCSGRKAEEIIKDHIRVCFDVCHFALAYEEPRDTFRKLKSHGIKIGKVQISSALHIKLPQINERKQLLVDLKAFADPVYLHQVVVKNNRGKLEKYPDLPLAMEAIMDPEAEEWRVHFHVPVFTESYKRFGSTRKYILDTLCLCKKYRICDHLEVETYTRDVLPEDIRPDIDEMILKELQWVEKQLTGKKEKVNA
- a CDS encoding 3-dehydroquinate synthase, encoding MNCIQQHFSVFYTHKVHFTYNLFHPENRLFLDVLSGCGEKEESKILFVIDRSVTQSHPLLEGNIMKYFNIRKPKATLVGQPLIVEGGEVAKNNKNILDKVLDRIEANGLCRHSYLAVIGGGAVLDMAGFAASIAHRGIKLIRIPTTVLSQNDSGVGVKNGINAYGKKNFLGTFCPPTAVVNDLMFLESLEERDFRAGISEAIKVALLKDVDFYRFIEANCDRLINRDPEIIKILIYRCAELHMDHIASGDPFELGSSRPLDFGHWAAHKLEQLSNNNIKHGEAVAAGLALDCTYSMLDNMLDEESWQKILLLLKRLGFQLFYSEMECEIGHSELMEGLEEFREHLGGQLTVMLLEEIGKGKEVHHIDKRKVMKAMEVLMDFEMVYSGNLICQI